The following are from one region of the Paenibacillus sp. JZ16 genome:
- a CDS encoding Gfo/Idh/MocA family protein, whose protein sequence is MTQLKAILIGAGARGAGGYAPYALDYPHELTFVAVAEADPARRIRFAERFGIPAEQCYESWEPLLAEPKLADIAVICTQDRMHYGPTMQALEKQYHVLLEKPMSPEPKECLEMEQAAIRNNRLLTICHVLRYTPFWSTIKRVIQEGTIGEVASIQLNENVGYWHIAHSFVRGNWNHSDKASPMILAKSCHDMDVLSWLMDRPCTQVTSFGSLMHFREEQAPEGSADRCLDCQVEATCPYSAPRFYLSDQYKGWAGHFTQELTKPNIIQGLRDTDYGRCVYRSDNNVVDHQVVNMEFEGGATAMFSMCGFTYEQERRIQIMGTRGELRGEEGKITVYDFLTGQKTEITIPSQSSGHGGGDSGIVASFLKEVRSYNGQESLTSASASVRSHLIAFAAEKSRLNHGQSINLNEYARELMAEENAVK, encoded by the coding sequence ATGACACAATTGAAAGCCATATTGATCGGGGCCGGCGCTCGCGGCGCCGGGGGGTATGCCCCCTATGCCCTGGATTACCCGCACGAGTTGACCTTCGTGGCCGTGGCCGAGGCCGATCCGGCGCGGCGCATCCGATTTGCCGAGAGGTTCGGAATTCCGGCGGAACAGTGCTATGAATCCTGGGAGCCGCTGCTGGCGGAGCCAAAGCTTGCCGATATCGCCGTCATTTGCACGCAGGATCGCATGCATTATGGCCCAACCATGCAAGCGCTGGAGAAACAGTATCATGTACTTCTGGAGAAACCGATGTCTCCGGAACCGAAGGAGTGTCTTGAGATGGAGCAGGCGGCCATTCGCAACAACCGGCTGCTGACCATATGCCATGTTCTGAGATATACCCCTTTTTGGAGTACTATCAAACGCGTGATTCAGGAAGGGACCATCGGTGAGGTGGCTTCGATCCAGCTGAACGAGAATGTGGGATACTGGCATATCGCGCACAGCTTTGTGCGGGGGAACTGGAATCATTCCGACAAGGCCAGCCCGATGATACTGGCCAAATCCTGTCATGACATGGATGTGCTGTCGTGGCTGATGGACCGGCCTTGCACGCAGGTCACTTCGTTTGGCTCCCTGATGCATTTCCGTGAGGAGCAGGCCCCCGAAGGTTCGGCCGACCGCTGCCTCGATTGCCAGGTAGAAGCAACCTGTCCATATTCGGCCCCCCGGTTTTACTTGAGCGATCAGTACAAGGGATGGGCGGGGCATTTCACCCAGGAGCTGACCAAGCCGAATATCATTCAGGGGCTTCGCGATACGGACTATGGCCGCTGCGTATATCGGAGCGATAACAATGTGGTCGATCATCAGGTCGTCAACATGGAGTTTGAAGGCGGCGCCACTGCAATGTTCAGCATGTGCGGGTTTACGTATGAACAGGAGCGCAGAATTCAGATCATGGGCACCCGCGGCGAGCTTCGGGGAGAGGAAGGCAAGATTACGGTTTACGATTTCCTGACCGGGCAGAAAACGGAGATTACGATTCCTTCGCAGTCGAGCGGACATGGCGGGGGCGACAGCGGAATTGTGGCGAGCTTCCTGAAGGAGGTTCGGAGCTATAACGGGCAGGAGAGCCTGACGTCGGCCAGTGCCTCCGTGCGGAGCCATCTGATTGCGTTCGCAGCGGAGAAATCGAGGCTGAATCACGGCCAATCCATCAATTTGAACGAATATGCGCGGGAATTGATGGCAGAAGAAAATGCGGTGAAATAA